A genomic stretch from Patagioenas fasciata isolate bPatFas1 chromosome 10, bPatFas1.hap1, whole genome shotgun sequence includes:
- the LOC139828740 gene encoding olfactory receptor 14J1-like encodes MSNSSSVTQFLLLAFTDTRELQLLHFWLFLGIYLAALLGNGLIITTIAWDQHLHTPMYFFLLNLSLLDLGSISTTVPKSMANSLWDTRVISYAGCATQLFLFVFLASAEFCLLSIMSYDRYVAICKPLHYGTLLGSRACVHMAAAAWATGFLYSLVHTANTFSLPLCKGNALGQFFCEIPQILKLSCSHSYLREIGLLAVCILVILGCFVFIVLSYVQIFRAVLRIPSEQGRHKAFSTCLPHLAVVSLFISTVMFSYLKPPSISSPSLDLVVSVLYSVVPEAVNPLIYSMRNQELKDALRKLIS; translated from the coding sequence atgtccaacagcagctcagtcactcagttcctcctcctggcgttcacagacacacgggagctgcagctcttgcacttctggctcttcctgggcatctacctggctgccctcctgggcaacggcctcatcatcaccaccatagcctgggaccagcacctccacacccccatgtacttcttcctgctcaacctctccctccttgacctgggctccatctccaccactgtccccaaatccatggccaactctctgtgggataccagggtcatttcctatgcagggtgtgctacacaactctttctgtttgtctttttagcttcagcagaattttgtcttctgagtatcatgtcctatgaccgctacgttgccatctgcaaacccctgcactatgggaccctcctgggcagcagagcttgtgtccacatggcagcagctgcctgggccactgggtttctctattccctggtgcacacggccaatacgttttcactgccactctgcaagggcaatgccctgggccagtttttctgtgagatcccccagatcctcaagctctcctgctcacactcctacctcagggaaattgggcttcttgcggtttgtatattagtaatattggggtgttttgtgttcattgtgctgtcctatgtgcagatcttcagggccgtgctgaggatcccctctgagcagggacggcacaaagccttttccacctgcctccctcacctggccgtggtctctctgtttatcagcactgtcatgttttcctacctgaaacccccctccatctcttccccatccctggatctggtggtgtctgttctgtactcagtggtgcctgaagcagtgaaccccctcatctacagcatgaggaaccaggagctcaaggatgcccttaggaaactaatttcctag